Proteins found in one Corynebacterium freneyi genomic segment:
- a CDS encoding globin domain-containing protein, whose protein sequence is MATIDVNKNGLTDEQADIIRQTLPVVGANIGDITPNFYRRMFAAHPELLADTFNRGNQKQGAQQKALAASVATFAATLVDPEAPAPEELLARIGHKHLSVGIVEEQYPIVHKHLFDAIEEILTPEVFQGAVRDAWDAVYLEMQRVLVNFEKGLYDEAGVEPGDVFRAAEVVSRDDLSDDVVVFGVRGKDGELPGFTPGQYISVRQTMSDGARQLRQYSLVGVPGDGVLKFAVRRVRADEAANLPAGEVSNKLCDDVRVGDDIEISLPAGDLVLDTESDAPVVLVSAGIGATPMVGMLNYLAANDSPRRVLSVHADRSEAADVLAAERTAAVSALANGAERRWIEPEFMDLSAGGGVELPEDAEFYICGGNGFLQHVREQLAERGVDRSRIHFELFSPNDWLLDA, encoded by the coding sequence ATGGCCACCATCGACGTCAACAAGAACGGACTCACCGACGAGCAGGCGGACATCATCCGTCAGACCCTGCCCGTCGTCGGCGCCAACATCGGCGACATCACCCCGAACTTCTACCGCCGCATGTTCGCCGCCCACCCGGAGCTTCTGGCCGACACGTTCAACCGCGGCAACCAGAAGCAGGGCGCGCAGCAGAAGGCGCTCGCCGCCTCCGTCGCGACCTTCGCCGCCACGCTCGTCGACCCGGAGGCCCCGGCGCCCGAGGAGCTGCTGGCGCGCATCGGCCACAAGCACCTGTCGGTCGGCATCGTCGAAGAGCAGTACCCGATCGTGCACAAGCACCTTTTCGATGCGATCGAGGAGATTCTGACGCCCGAGGTGTTCCAGGGCGCCGTCCGCGATGCGTGGGATGCGGTGTACCTGGAAATGCAGAGGGTGCTGGTGAACTTCGAAAAGGGGCTTTACGACGAAGCCGGCGTTGAACCCGGTGACGTCTTCCGTGCGGCGGAGGTCGTCTCGCGCGATGACCTGAGCGACGACGTCGTCGTGTTCGGCGTGCGTGGCAAGGACGGCGAGCTTCCGGGCTTCACTCCCGGTCAGTACATCTCCGTGCGCCAGACCATGTCCGACGGTGCGCGCCAGCTGCGCCAGTACTCCCTGGTCGGTGTCCCCGGCGACGGCGTGCTGAAGTTCGCCGTTCGCCGCGTCCGCGCCGACGAGGCGGCCAATCTGCCGGCCGGCGAGGTCTCCAACAAGCTGTGCGACGACGTCCGCGTCGGCGACGACATCGAGATTTCGCTGCCCGCCGGCGACCTCGTGCTGGACACCGAGTCCGACGCCCCGGTCGTGCTGGTCTCCGCCGGCATCGGCGCCACCCCGATGGTCGGCATGCTCAATTACCTCGCCGCGAACGATTCGCCGCGCCGGGTGCTGTCCGTCCACGCCGACCGTTCGGAGGCCGCCGACGTGCTCGCCGCCGAGCGCACCGCCGCCGTGTCCGCGTTGGCCAATGGCGCGGAGAGGCGCTGGATTGAACCGGAGTTCATGGACCTGTCCGCCGGGGGAGGAGTCGAGCTGCCCGAGGATGCGGAGTTCTACATCTGCGGCGGCAACGGCTTCCTGCAGCACGTCCGCGAACAGCTCGCCGAGCGTGGCGTCGACCGTTCGCGCATCCACTTCGAGCTGTTCAGCCCCAACGACTGGTTGCTCGACGCGTAA
- a CDS encoding RrF2 family transcriptional regulator codes for MQLTMFSDLSLRIIMRMAAGEPGQKFTAGAVADELNASRAHVSKVVTKLVEMELVTAVKGRYGGIYLADGALDRSVGRILRELEGGEVVDCVGTQCPLLPECKLRGALAGAQEAFFSHLDPITIGELVPVGGAGALLPLGTRTSAS; via the coding sequence ATGCAGCTCACGATGTTCTCCGATTTGAGTCTCCGGATCATCATGCGGATGGCGGCGGGGGAGCCTGGACAAAAGTTCACTGCGGGGGCGGTGGCCGATGAGCTCAATGCGTCACGTGCGCACGTGTCCAAGGTCGTGACCAAACTCGTCGAGATGGAGTTGGTCACCGCCGTGAAGGGTCGCTACGGCGGCATCTACCTGGCCGACGGTGCGCTCGACCGTTCCGTTGGTCGGATCCTGCGCGAGCTGGAGGGCGGCGAGGTCGTCGACTGCGTCGGCACGCAATGCCCGCTGCTGCCGGAGTGCAAGCTGCGCGGTGCGCTGGCCGGGGCGCAGGAGGCGTTTTTCTCGCACCTCGACCCGATCACGATCGGCGAACTGGTGCCCGTCGGCGGGGCCGGGGCGTTGCTGCCGTTGGGCACCCGCACGTCGGCGAGTTAG
- a CDS encoding phosphoenolpyruvate carboxykinase (GTP) — protein sequence MSAPSIPGLQGQAPTENAELLSWIAEVAELTTPDKVVFADGSREEWDRLSQELVDKGTFIKLNEEKRPNSFLARSNPADVARVESRTFICSEKEEDAGPTNNWADPAKMKAEMTEHYRGSMKGRTMFVVPFCMGPIDDPSPKLGVQLTDSEYVVLSMRIMTRMGQDALDKIGKDGDFVHALHSVGAPLNEGDEDSTWPCNETKYITHFPETKEIWSYGSGYGGNAILAKKCYALRIASVMAKEEGWMAEHMLILKLTDPSGKAYHVAAAFPSACGKTNLAMLTPTIEGWKAEVVGDDIAWLKFGDDGRLYAVNPENGFFGVAPGTNYDSNPNAMKTLEKGNSIFTNVALTDDGDVWWEGLEGKPEHLIDWKGNDWTPESDELSSHPNSRYCTPIDQCPVAAPEFNDWKGVPLDAILFGGRRPDTVPLVTEALSWNHATFIGATLASGQTAASAEAKVGSLRHDPMAMLPFIGYNVGDYLQHWVDMGKKGGDKMPHVFLVNWFRRGDDGRFLWPGFGDNSRVLKWIIDRIEGRVEAKETVVGYTARAEDLDLTGLDTPIEDVKEALKAPAEKWQGDLADNEEWLKSLGDRVPQEMWDELDALKSRIKEREAKK from the coding sequence ATGTCCGCACCTTCCATCCCGGGTCTGCAGGGTCAGGCCCCGACCGAGAATGCCGAGCTGCTCAGCTGGATCGCCGAGGTTGCAGAGCTCACCACGCCGGACAAGGTCGTCTTCGCCGACGGTTCCCGCGAGGAGTGGGATCGCCTGTCCCAGGAGCTGGTCGACAAGGGCACGTTCATCAAGCTCAACGAGGAGAAGCGCCCGAACTCCTTCCTGGCGCGCTCCAACCCGGCCGACGTCGCCCGCGTCGAGTCGCGCACCTTCATCTGCTCCGAGAAGGAGGAGGACGCCGGCCCGACCAACAACTGGGCGGACCCGGCCAAGATGAAGGCGGAGATGACCGAGCACTACCGCGGTTCCATGAAGGGCCGCACCATGTTCGTCGTCCCGTTCTGCATGGGCCCCATCGATGACCCGTCGCCGAAGCTCGGCGTGCAGCTCACCGACTCCGAGTACGTCGTGCTGTCGATGCGCATCATGACCCGCATGGGCCAGGACGCGCTGGACAAGATCGGCAAGGACGGCGACTTCGTCCACGCCCTGCACTCCGTGGGCGCGCCGCTGAACGAGGGCGACGAGGACTCGACCTGGCCCTGCAACGAGACCAAGTACATCACGCACTTCCCGGAGACCAAGGAGATCTGGTCCTACGGCTCCGGTTACGGCGGCAACGCCATCCTGGCCAAGAAGTGCTACGCCCTCCGCATCGCCTCGGTCATGGCCAAGGAAGAGGGCTGGATGGCCGAGCACATGCTCATCCTGAAGCTGACCGACCCGTCCGGCAAGGCTTACCACGTGGCCGCCGCCTTCCCGTCGGCCTGCGGCAAGACCAACCTCGCCATGCTGACCCCGACCATCGAGGGCTGGAAGGCCGAGGTCGTCGGCGACGACATCGCGTGGCTGAAGTTCGGCGACGACGGCCGCCTGTACGCCGTCAACCCGGAGAACGGTTTCTTCGGCGTCGCCCCGGGCACCAACTACGACTCGAACCCGAACGCGATGAAGACCCTGGAGAAGGGCAACTCCATCTTCACCAACGTCGCGCTCACCGATGACGGCGACGTCTGGTGGGAGGGCCTCGAGGGCAAGCCGGAGCACCTCATCGACTGGAAGGGCAACGACTGGACCCCCGAGTCCGACGAGCTGTCCTCCCACCCGAACTCCCGCTACTGCACCCCGATCGACCAGTGCCCGGTTGCGGCGCCGGAGTTCAACGACTGGAAGGGTGTCCCGCTGGACGCCATCCTGTTCGGTGGCCGTCGCCCCGACACCGTGCCGCTGGTGACCGAGGCCCTGTCCTGGAACCACGCGACCTTCATCGGCGCGACCCTGGCTTCCGGTCAGACCGCCGCGTCCGCCGAGGCGAAGGTCGGTTCGCTGCGCCACGACCCGATGGCCATGCTGCCGTTCATCGGCTACAACGTCGGCGACTACCTGCAGCACTGGGTTGACATGGGCAAGAAGGGCGGCGACAAGATGCCGCACGTCTTCCTGGTCAACTGGTTCCGCCGCGGCGACGACGGCCGCTTCCTGTGGCCGGGCTTCGGCGACAACTCGCGCGTCCTGAAGTGGATCATCGACCGCATCGAGGGCCGCGTGGAGGCCAAGGAGACCGTCGTCGGCTACACCGCCCGCGCCGAGGACCTGGACCTCACCGGTCTGGACACCCCGATCGAGGACGTCAAGGAGGCCCTGAAGGCGCCGGCCGAGAAGTGGCAGGGCGACCTCGCGGACAACGAGGAGTGGCTGAAGTCCCTCGGTGACCGCGTGCCGCAGGAGATGTGGGACGAGCTCGACGCCCTGAAGTCCCGCATCAAGGAGCGCGAGGCCAAGAAGTAG
- a CDS encoding DUF6802 family protein, giving the protein MEGMNVETPMGGIGGGVGGVEWPTTACGLGELDAIGGPDAGAAGATGGMILEIGGEYFDLGPGTGDVDADGIADSVTLADDRGLSIYADVDGDGTVDHVTTVLFDGTYETWTASSATSAGADGSSGATPSGVNPDGIDKRETPATWGVHEWERGERGRWA; this is encoded by the coding sequence ATGGAGGGAATGAACGTGGAAACACCGATGGGCGGAATCGGCGGAGGCGTCGGCGGGGTCGAGTGGCCGACGACCGCGTGCGGGCTCGGCGAACTCGACGCGATCGGCGGCCCCGACGCCGGTGCGGCGGGTGCGACCGGCGGAATGATCCTGGAGATCGGCGGCGAGTACTTCGATCTCGGCCCGGGCACCGGGGATGTCGACGCCGATGGGATCGCGGATTCCGTGACGCTCGCCGACGACCGCGGATTGAGCATCTACGCCGACGTCGACGGCGACGGGACCGTGGACCACGTCACCACCGTGCTGTTCGACGGGACCTACGAGACGTGGACGGCATCGTCGGCGACGTCGGCGGGGGCCGACGGAAGTTCCGGGGCCACCCCTTCGGGGGTGAATCCCGATGGCATCGACAAGCGGGAAACTCCGGCGACCTGGGGGGTTCACGAGTGGGAGCGGGGTGAACGGGGCCGATGGGCATGA
- the trmB gene encoding tRNA (guanosine(46)-N7)-methyltransferase TrmB, whose amino-acid sequence MGAMTNTDTPDTNDAAGGGADSATPDTASGTGRVPDFGKGALPYGRPMQTEFDDGLDYPRIGGVSFRRGTLTPGQSAIWDEHWDRVGTVLSDDVIDVDAWFGRPGPTIVEIGCGTGTSTVAMAPKEADHNIIAVELYKPGLAKLLSAMTREGVDNIRMVRGDGVEVLQRMIAPESLDGVRLFFPDPWPKARHHKRRILQSGTLRLIASRLKPGGIFHAATDHAGYAEWIDELRDVEPALEPMPWPWPESPMLLDRPTTKFENRGLNLDHDIHEYVWRKRDTAGATREDDR is encoded by the coding sequence ATGGGAGCGATGACTAATACTGATACCCCTGATACGAACGACGCCGCCGGGGGAGGCGCGGATTCCGCGACCCCCGACACGGCGTCCGGCACCGGCCGCGTCCCCGACTTCGGCAAGGGCGCCCTGCCCTACGGCCGCCCCATGCAAACCGAATTCGACGACGGCCTCGACTACCCGCGCATCGGCGGCGTCAGCTTCCGCCGCGGCACCCTCACCCCCGGCCAGTCCGCCATCTGGGACGAACACTGGGACCGGGTCGGCACCGTGCTTTCCGACGACGTCATCGACGTGGACGCCTGGTTCGGCCGCCCCGGCCCCACCATCGTCGAAATCGGCTGCGGCACCGGCACCTCCACCGTCGCCATGGCCCCGAAGGAAGCCGACCACAACATCATCGCCGTCGAGCTGTACAAGCCCGGACTGGCGAAGCTGCTGTCCGCCATGACCCGCGAAGGCGTCGACAACATCCGCATGGTCCGCGGCGACGGCGTCGAAGTCCTCCAGCGCATGATCGCCCCCGAATCCCTCGACGGCGTCCGCCTGTTCTTCCCCGACCCGTGGCCCAAGGCCCGCCACCACAAGCGCCGCATCCTCCAAAGCGGCACCCTGCGGCTCATCGCCTCGCGCCTCAAGCCCGGCGGCATCTTCCACGCCGCCACCGACCACGCCGGCTACGCCGAATGGATCGACGAACTGCGCGACGTCGAACCCGCCCTCGAACCCATGCCGTGGCCGTGGCCCGAGTCGCCGATGCTGCTCGACCGACCCACCACCAAGTTCGAAAACCGCGGCCTCAACCTCGACCACGACATCCACGAATACGTCTGGCGCAAGCGCGACACCGCGGGCGCGACCCGAGAGGACGACCGATGA
- a CDS encoding NYN domain-containing protein, which translates to MSGTHHYAESPETTPTLLLVWDAPNIDMGLGAILGSRPTAAHRPRFDAIGRWLVERTMDLSDEVGTHIEPEATVFTNIAPGSADIVRPWVEALRNVGFAVFAKPKIGDDSDVDPDMLAHIRRRRDEGILEGVVVASADGQNFQDMLEELEHSQIPTTVIGFREHAAWAVNSGIIEFIDLEDIPGVFREPLPRIDLENLPDEGAWLQPFRSLMSLLKER; encoded by the coding sequence ATGAGCGGCACCCACCACTACGCCGAATCCCCCGAGACCACGCCCACCCTGCTGCTGGTCTGGGACGCCCCGAACATCGACATGGGCCTGGGCGCCATCCTCGGCTCCCGCCCCACCGCCGCGCACCGCCCGCGCTTCGACGCGATCGGCCGCTGGCTCGTCGAACGCACCATGGACTTGTCCGACGAGGTGGGCACGCACATCGAACCCGAGGCGACCGTCTTCACCAACATCGCCCCCGGCAGCGCCGACATCGTGCGCCCCTGGGTGGAGGCGCTGCGCAACGTCGGTTTCGCCGTGTTCGCCAAGCCGAAGATCGGCGACGACTCCGACGTCGACCCCGACATGCTCGCCCACATCCGGCGCCGTCGCGACGAGGGCATCCTCGAGGGCGTCGTCGTCGCCTCCGCGGACGGCCAGAACTTCCAGGACATGCTCGAGGAGCTCGAGCACTCGCAGATCCCCACCACCGTGATCGGCTTCCGCGAGCACGCCGCCTGGGCCGTCAACTCCGGGATCATCGAGTTCATCGACCTCGAGGACATCCCCGGAGTGTTCCGCGAACCGCTGCCGCGCATCGACCTGGAGAACCTGCCGGACGAGGGTGCCTGGCTGCAGCCGTTCCGTTCGCTCATGTCCCTGCTCAAGGAGCGCTGA
- a CDS encoding MMPL family transporter produces the protein MFYRWGAFAYRHRVITPLVLVAALLALFFFSGTKLEDRLDQEGWDDPGSDSTAAAMLEEETFGRDNSGDVVVLVDAPDGATVDDPELTQRVNDHFARLQAENPEYIAHVTSYFANNQAVMATEDKQTAFVAIGLTGTGNDVLKNYRAIEDQLPIEGVDMEIAGATPVAGALDSGMADDIWRAELIGLPIVALLLLIVFGGVVSASMPLIVGILSIAGSLGILSMLASVTQVNAFAQSVVTLLGLGLAIDYGLFMVSRFREEMAEGVPVPRAVANTTATAGKTVVFSAAMVAVALSGLLLFPQAFLKSVAYGAMSAVGLAALLSLTVLPALFGLLGPNIDRWSVRRAGRTREQSMNSVWGRIPAWAMKHATAVTIAVSIGLLALTLPLIGIKFGGINETYLPPANETRTAQERFDENFPTMRTDPVKLVIEDGGNPRAVGEIYQRANEVAGLTDRFKIAQPTKDGVTVLSAGIENREDGTRIVEQLRGIDVPDGATVFVGGTPAMEVESIEALFDTLPWMILYMVVATFILMALVFGSIILPAKAVIMTALGLGATLGILTAMFVDGVGAGLFGFTPGPLMSPVLVLIIAIIYGLSTDYEVFLVSRMVEDRDAGAATPHAIRFGTANTGGIITAAALIMIVVAGAFGFSDIVMMKYIAFGMIAALFLDATIIRLLLVPAVMKLLGDDCWWAPRWVKRLSAHLGHGSAAPAPVARVPAMAGAPAEAHADGLDDGLADEHAGRFDEAGLARGDAPAAASTAPAVPAMPERTETGEPIYEGELVDDDPAAGFIGHDPDDDLVARYAGDGAADDGYGDAVPDDEPIQVPEGRLTVRDIMLRLEWEKREALGPGSPGPDSGTADNR, from the coding sequence ATGTTCTACCGATGGGGAGCCTTCGCGTACCGGCATCGCGTCATCACGCCGCTGGTGCTGGTCGCGGCCCTGCTCGCGTTGTTCTTCTTCTCCGGGACGAAGCTGGAGGACCGCCTCGACCAGGAAGGCTGGGACGACCCGGGGTCGGATTCGACGGCCGCCGCGATGCTGGAGGAGGAGACGTTCGGCCGCGACAATTCCGGCGACGTCGTCGTCCTCGTCGACGCGCCCGACGGCGCCACCGTCGACGACCCGGAGCTGACGCAGCGGGTCAACGACCACTTCGCGCGCCTGCAGGCGGAGAACCCGGAGTACATCGCCCACGTCACCAGCTACTTCGCCAACAACCAGGCGGTGATGGCCACCGAGGACAAGCAGACCGCGTTCGTCGCCATCGGCCTGACCGGCACCGGCAACGACGTGCTGAAGAACTACCGCGCCATCGAGGACCAGCTGCCCATCGAGGGCGTGGACATGGAAATCGCCGGCGCGACGCCGGTGGCCGGCGCCCTGGATTCGGGCATGGCCGACGACATTTGGCGCGCCGAGCTGATCGGGCTGCCGATCGTCGCGCTGCTGCTGCTCATCGTCTTCGGCGGCGTGGTGTCGGCGTCGATGCCGCTGATCGTGGGCATCCTGTCCATCGCCGGTTCGCTGGGCATCCTGTCGATGCTGGCGTCGGTCACCCAGGTCAACGCCTTCGCGCAGTCCGTCGTCACGCTGCTGGGGCTGGGCCTGGCCATCGACTACGGCCTGTTCATGGTGTCCCGGTTCCGGGAGGAGATGGCCGAGGGGGTGCCCGTCCCCCGGGCCGTGGCGAACACGACGGCGACGGCCGGCAAGACGGTCGTGTTCTCCGCCGCGATGGTCGCCGTGGCCCTGTCGGGACTGCTGCTGTTCCCGCAGGCCTTCCTGAAATCCGTGGCATACGGCGCGATGTCCGCGGTCGGTTTGGCCGCGCTGCTGTCGCTGACGGTGCTGCCGGCGCTGTTCGGCCTGCTGGGCCCCAACATCGACAGGTGGAGCGTCCGCCGCGCGGGCCGCACCCGCGAACAGTCGATGAACTCGGTGTGGGGCCGTATCCCCGCGTGGGCGATGAAGCACGCGACGGCGGTCACCATCGCGGTGTCCATCGGCCTGCTGGCCCTGACGCTGCCGCTGATCGGCATCAAGTTCGGCGGCATCAACGAAACCTACCTGCCGCCTGCGAACGAAACCCGCACGGCGCAGGAACGCTTCGACGAGAACTTCCCGACGATGCGCACCGACCCGGTGAAGCTGGTCATCGAAGACGGCGGCAATCCGCGCGCCGTCGGCGAGATCTACCAGCGGGCCAACGAGGTCGCGGGGCTGACGGACCGGTTCAAGATCGCGCAGCCGACGAAGGACGGCGTGACGGTCCTGTCGGCCGGCATCGAGAACAGGGAGGACGGCACGCGCATCGTCGAGCAGCTGCGCGGCATCGACGTGCCCGACGGGGCGACGGTCTTCGTCGGCGGCACCCCGGCGATGGAGGTGGAGTCCATCGAGGCGCTGTTCGACACCCTGCCGTGGATGATCCTCTACATGGTCGTCGCCACGTTCATTCTCATGGCTCTGGTGTTCGGTTCGATCATCCTGCCGGCGAAGGCCGTGATCATGACTGCCCTGGGCCTCGGCGCGACGCTGGGCATTCTTACGGCGATGTTCGTCGACGGCGTCGGCGCGGGCCTGTTCGGCTTCACGCCGGGGCCGCTGATGAGCCCGGTGCTGGTGCTGATCATCGCGATCATCTACGGCCTGTCCACGGACTACGAGGTGTTCCTGGTGTCCCGGATGGTGGAGGACCGCGACGCCGGCGCCGCCACCCCGCACGCGATCCGCTTCGGCACGGCGAACACCGGCGGCATCATCACCGCGGCGGCGCTGATCATGATCGTCGTCGCCGGCGCGTTCGGGTTCTCCGACATCGTGATGATGAAGTACATCGCCTTCGGCATGATCGCCGCCCTGTTCCTCGACGCGACGATCATCCGTCTGCTGCTGGTCCCGGCGGTGATGAAGCTGCTCGGCGACGATTGCTGGTGGGCCCCGCGCTGGGTCAAGCGTTTGTCGGCGCACCTGGGGCACGGTTCGGCGGCGCCGGCTCCGGTGGCCCGCGTCCCGGCGATGGCGGGCGCTCCCGCCGAGGCGCATGCCGACGGGCTTGACGACGGGCTTGCCGACGAGCATGCCGGGCGGTTCGACGAGGCCGGGCTCGCCCGAGGCGACGCCCCCGCCGCCGCGTCCACGGCGCCCGCGGTGCCCGCCATGCCGGAGCGCACCGAAACCGGAGAGCCGATCTACGAGGGCGAACTCGTCGACGACGACCCCGCGGCCGGGTTCATCGGCCACGACCCGGACGACGACCTCGTCGCGCGCTACGCGGGCGACGGTGCCGCCGACGACGGCTACGGCGACGCGGTCCCCGACGACGAACCCATCCAGGTGCCCGAGGGCCGCCTGACCGTGCGCGACATCATGTTGCGCCTGGAGTGGGAGAAGCGCGAGGCCCTGGGCCCCGGTTCCCCCGGCCCCGATTCCGGGACGGCTGATAACCGATGA
- a CDS encoding lysylphosphatidylglycerol synthase transmembrane domain-containing protein, producing MNRMRDAARTVTSAASASWIRWALTLVILGVALWFTLQNQDSVVDGWRTFLRADFGWVLFSAAMVALSLYSMAEVMRLLLRAADVPVTRRAANSLVLAANSWSVSVPGGIAFSTALQVRRQLKWGASPVVISWFILLSGALSFLGLATLSLGALFFIRGDAPVRLIAAGVAVLGLTGLLWWFSRNTAMIETVAKPLLKTFNAIRRKPAEEGAAKLRATIRQLTSVRLGPVRLIIVFAWSFTNWITDVICLYAAMRAVGVDDVAVRTVVMAFVFSKVAGFIQATPGGVGPVEAVLTGTLIASGMVGTDAVATVLIYRLVSFILPAAVGWIVYLVDYGGDRRKDVEADAADDPTDGAMGGAMGGPMDGAPSGTTDGTADNGNRPAGDHRPD from the coding sequence ATGAACCGCATGCGCGACGCCGCCCGCACGGTGACGTCCGCCGCCTCGGCGTCGTGGATCCGGTGGGCGCTGACCCTCGTGATCCTCGGCGTCGCGCTGTGGTTCACGCTCCAGAACCAGGACAGCGTCGTCGACGGGTGGCGGACCTTCCTCCGCGCCGACTTCGGCTGGGTTCTGTTCTCCGCCGCGATGGTGGCGCTGTCGCTCTACTCGATGGCGGAGGTCATGCGCCTGCTGCTGCGCGCCGCGGACGTTCCGGTGACACGCCGCGCCGCCAATTCCCTGGTGCTCGCCGCCAACTCCTGGTCCGTGTCCGTGCCCGGCGGCATCGCGTTTTCCACCGCCCTGCAGGTGCGCCGGCAGCTGAAGTGGGGCGCATCGCCCGTCGTCATCAGCTGGTTCATCCTGCTGTCCGGTGCGCTGAGCTTCCTCGGACTCGCGACCCTGTCCCTCGGCGCCCTGTTCTTCATCAGGGGCGACGCCCCGGTCCGCCTCATCGCGGCGGGAGTGGCGGTGCTGGGTCTCACCGGGCTGCTGTGGTGGTTCTCGCGCAACACGGCCATGATCGAAACCGTCGCAAAGCCCCTGCTCAAGACGTTCAACGCCATCCGCCGCAAGCCCGCGGAGGAAGGCGCGGCGAAACTGCGGGCCACCATCCGCCAGCTGACCAGCGTCCGCCTGGGCCCGGTGCGCCTGATCATCGTCTTCGCGTGGTCCTTCACCAACTGGATCACCGACGTCATCTGCCTCTACGCCGCCATGCGCGCCGTCGGCGTCGACGACGTCGCCGTCAGAACCGTGGTCATGGCGTTCGTCTTCAGCAAGGTCGCCGGCTTCATCCAGGCCACCCCCGGCGGCGTCGGCCCCGTCGAAGCCGTGCTCACCGGCACCCTCATCGCCTCCGGCATGGTCGGCACCGACGCCGTGGCCACCGTCCTCATCTACCGGCTCGTCTCGTTCATCCTGCCCGCCGCCGTCGGCTGGATCGTCTACCTCGTCGACTACGGCGGCGACCGCCGCAAGGACGTGGAAGCCGACGCCGCGGACGACCCGACGGACGGAGCCATGGGTGGGGCGATGGGCGGGCCAATGGACGGGGCCCCGTCCGGCACGACCGACGGCACGGCGGATAATGGAAACCGACCGGCCGGCGACCACCGACCCGACTGA
- a CDS encoding DUF3054 domain-containing protein — translation MDFFAIFAFAVLARAAHNTEADPFTLTNILDTLWPFLIGGAIGHAICAGAKKDPLPVAPGGVIVWLATAATGLIIWALRNSAMPHWSFIIVATVMSGLLLIGVRLLAKALFKERTTA, via the coding sequence ATGGACTTCTTCGCGATCTTCGCCTTCGCCGTACTCGCCCGCGCGGCGCACAACACCGAAGCAGACCCGTTCACCCTGACCAACATCCTGGACACCCTGTGGCCCTTCCTCATCGGCGGCGCCATCGGCCACGCCATCTGCGCCGGCGCGAAGAAGGACCCGCTGCCGGTGGCTCCCGGCGGCGTCATCGTGTGGCTGGCCACCGCCGCCACCGGCCTGATCATCTGGGCCCTGCGCAACTCCGCCATGCCGCACTGGTCGTTCATCATCGTCGCCACCGTCATGAGCGGCCTGCTGCTGATCGGCGTCCGCCTGCTGGCCAAGGCCCTGTTCAAGGAGCGCACCACCGCCTGA